In a single window of the Canis lupus dingo isolate Sandy chromosome 18, ASM325472v2, whole genome shotgun sequence genome:
- the SYT8 gene encoding synaptotagmin-8 isoform X1 → MPGVDRKAWRPGWLQEVQVAGCVGGQGVTWRASWRRWAHGGLEGQQGGEMGRSPGARSTPAPEGTSAVPGLIPDLISGLPWPRWALIAVAVAAGVLTVSCLLCVICCCCRRRHHGHRKKPRDREAVGLSSPQGTTTSAHLVQPDVDSLEGGPQHWGRLQLSLEYDFGSQEVRVGLKQATDLRAWGPGSTADPYARVSLSTQAGHRHETKVHRDTLCPMFQETCCFHVPQEELSQTTLQVQVLSFKRFSAHEPLGELSLPLGTVDLHHVLEHWYQLGPPGTVEPEAWGELCFLLQYMPSSGRLTVVVLEARGLSPGLADPYVKVQLMLNQRKWKKRRTSSRKGTASPYFNEAFSFLVPFSQIQSVDLVLAVWARGPQFRAECVGKVLLGARASGQPLQHWADMLAHAWRPVAQWHHLQLPGEVDRALALKPRLRLPLPGS, encoded by the exons ATGCCCGGGGTAGACAGAAAGGCCTGGAGGCCCGGCTGGCTGCAGGAAGTGCAGGTGGCAG GTTGCGTTGGAGGGCAAGGAGTGacctggagggcttcctggaggaggtgggctCACGGAGGCCTTGAAGG CCAGCAGGGAGGCGAGATGGGGCGCTCCCCAGGTGCCCGCAGCACCCCGGCCCCGGAGGGCACCTCGGCTGTACCTGGGCTCATTCCGGACCTCATCTCTGGGCTCCCCT GGCCCCGCTGGGCACTCATTGCTGTCGCTGTGGCTGCTGGTGTCCTCACGGTTTCCTGCCTCCTTTGTGTCATTTGTTGCTGCTGCCGCCGGCGTCACCATGGTCACAGGAAGAAGCCCAGGGACAGAGAGGCCGTGGGCCTGAGCAGTCCCCAAGGCACAACCACCAGCGCCCACCTG GTGCAGCCGGATGTGGACAGTTTGGAGGGGGGCCCCCAGCACTGGGGGCGCCTGCAGCTCTCCCTGGAGTATGACTTCGGAAGCCAGGAG GTCAGAGTGGGCCTCAAGCAGGCCACAGACCTGAGGGCCTGGGGCCCTGGCAGCACGGCGGATCCGTACGCTCGCGTCAGCCTCTCCACCCAGGCAGGACACAGGCACGAGACGAAGGTGCACCGTGACACGCTCTGCCCCATGTTCCAGGAGACCTGCTGCTTCCAC GTGCCACAGGAAGAGCTGTCCCAGACCACCCTGCAGGTGCAGGTGCTGAGCTTTAAGCGGTTTTCTGCCCACGAGCCGCTGGGCGAGCTCAGCCTGCCACTGGGCACCGTGGACCTGCACCACGTTCTGGAGCACTGGTACCAGCTGGGCCCACCGGGCACTGTGGAG cctgaggcgTGGGGAGAGCTGTGCTTCTTGCTCCAGTACATGCCCAGCTCAGGCCGGCTGACCGTGGTCGTGCTGGAGGCCCGAGGCCTGAGCCCAGGCCTGGCAG ACCCCTACGTGAAGGTCCAGCTCATGCTGAACCAGAGAaagtggaagaagagaaggaCATCGTCTAGGAAGGGCACAGCCTCCCCTTACTTCAACGAAGCTTTCTCCTTCCTGGTGCCCTTTAGCCAGATCCAG AGCGTGGATCTGGTGCTGGCTGTCTGGGCCCGGGGCCCACAGTTTCGGGCTGAGTGTGTGGGCAAGGTCCTGCTCGGCGCCCGGGCCTCCGGGCAGCCCCTGCAGCACTGGGCAGACATGCTGGCCCATGCCTGGCGGCCTGTTGCCCAGTGGCACCACCTGCAGCTCCCTGGGGAGGTGGACCGAGCCCTGGCCCTGAAACCCCGCCTACGCCTGCCCCTGCCCGGCTCCTGA
- the SYT8 gene encoding synaptotagmin-8 isoform X5, whose amino-acid sequence MPGVDRKAWRPGWLQEVQVAGCVGGQGVTWRASWRRWAHGGLEGQQGGEMGRSPGARSTPAPEGTSAVPGLIPDLISGLPWPRWALIAVAVAAGVLTVSCLLCVICCCCRRRHHGHRKKPRDREAVGLSSPQGTTTSAHLVQPDVDSLEGGPQHWGRLQLSLEYDFGSQEVRVGLKQATDLRAWGPGSTADPYARVSLSTQAGHRHETKVHRDTLCPMFQETCCFHVPQEELSQTTLQVQVLSFKRFSAHEPLGELSLPLGTVDLHHVLEHWYQLGPPGTVEPEAWGELCFLLQYMPSSGRLTVVVLEARGLSPGLADPYVKVQLMLNQRKWKKRRTSSRKGTASPYFNEAFSFLVPFSQIQALSPGLQDGGVSAAQSWGPPAVPTLPTRRGSLQFPGWL is encoded by the exons ATGCCCGGGGTAGACAGAAAGGCCTGGAGGCCCGGCTGGCTGCAGGAAGTGCAGGTGGCAG GTTGCGTTGGAGGGCAAGGAGTGacctggagggcttcctggaggaggtgggctCACGGAGGCCTTGAAGG CCAGCAGGGAGGCGAGATGGGGCGCTCCCCAGGTGCCCGCAGCACCCCGGCCCCGGAGGGCACCTCGGCTGTACCTGGGCTCATTCCGGACCTCATCTCTGGGCTCCCCT GGCCCCGCTGGGCACTCATTGCTGTCGCTGTGGCTGCTGGTGTCCTCACGGTTTCCTGCCTCCTTTGTGTCATTTGTTGCTGCTGCCGCCGGCGTCACCATGGTCACAGGAAGAAGCCCAGGGACAGAGAGGCCGTGGGCCTGAGCAGTCCCCAAGGCACAACCACCAGCGCCCACCTG GTGCAGCCGGATGTGGACAGTTTGGAGGGGGGCCCCCAGCACTGGGGGCGCCTGCAGCTCTCCCTGGAGTATGACTTCGGAAGCCAGGAG GTCAGAGTGGGCCTCAAGCAGGCCACAGACCTGAGGGCCTGGGGCCCTGGCAGCACGGCGGATCCGTACGCTCGCGTCAGCCTCTCCACCCAGGCAGGACACAGGCACGAGACGAAGGTGCACCGTGACACGCTCTGCCCCATGTTCCAGGAGACCTGCTGCTTCCAC GTGCCACAGGAAGAGCTGTCCCAGACCACCCTGCAGGTGCAGGTGCTGAGCTTTAAGCGGTTTTCTGCCCACGAGCCGCTGGGCGAGCTCAGCCTGCCACTGGGCACCGTGGACCTGCACCACGTTCTGGAGCACTGGTACCAGCTGGGCCCACCGGGCACTGTGGAG cctgaggcgTGGGGAGAGCTGTGCTTCTTGCTCCAGTACATGCCCAGCTCAGGCCGGCTGACCGTGGTCGTGCTGGAGGCCCGAGGCCTGAGCCCAGGCCTGGCAG ACCCCTACGTGAAGGTCCAGCTCATGCTGAACCAGAGAaagtggaagaagagaaggaCATCGTCTAGGAAGGGCACAGCCTCCCCTTACTTCAACGAAGCTTTCTCCTTCCTGGTGCCCTTTAGCCAGATCCAG GCTCTAAGCCCAGGACTTCAGGATGGGGGAGTAAGTGCAGCCCAAAGCTGGGGGCCCCCTgctgtccccaccctccccaccaggcGGGGGTCTCTACAGTTCCCCGGCTGGCTCTGA
- the SYT8 gene encoding synaptotagmin-8 isoform X3: MPGVDRKAWRPGWLQEVQVAGCVGGQGVTWRASWRRWAHGGLEGQQGGEMGRSPGARSTPAPEGTSAVPGLIPDLISGLPWPRWALIAVAVAAGVLTVSCLLCVICCCCRRRHHGHRKKPRDREAVGLSSPQGTTTSAHLVRVGLKQATDLRAWGPGSTADPYARVSLSTQAGHRHETKVHRDTLCPMFQETCCFHVPQEELSQTTLQVQVLSFKRFSAHEPLGELSLPLGTVDLHHVLEHWYQLGPPGTVEPEAWGELCFLLQYMPSSGRLTVVVLEARGLSPGLADPYVKVQLMLNQRKWKKRRTSSRKGTASPYFNEAFSFLVPFSQIQSVDLVLAVWARGPQFRAECVGKVLLGARASGQPLQHWADMLAHAWRPVAQWHHLQLPGEVDRALALKPRLRLPLPGS; this comes from the exons ATGCCCGGGGTAGACAGAAAGGCCTGGAGGCCCGGCTGGCTGCAGGAAGTGCAGGTGGCAG GTTGCGTTGGAGGGCAAGGAGTGacctggagggcttcctggaggaggtgggctCACGGAGGCCTTGAAGG CCAGCAGGGAGGCGAGATGGGGCGCTCCCCAGGTGCCCGCAGCACCCCGGCCCCGGAGGGCACCTCGGCTGTACCTGGGCTCATTCCGGACCTCATCTCTGGGCTCCCCT GGCCCCGCTGGGCACTCATTGCTGTCGCTGTGGCTGCTGGTGTCCTCACGGTTTCCTGCCTCCTTTGTGTCATTTGTTGCTGCTGCCGCCGGCGTCACCATGGTCACAGGAAGAAGCCCAGGGACAGAGAGGCCGTGGGCCTGAGCAGTCCCCAAGGCACAACCACCAGCGCCCACCTG GTCAGAGTGGGCCTCAAGCAGGCCACAGACCTGAGGGCCTGGGGCCCTGGCAGCACGGCGGATCCGTACGCTCGCGTCAGCCTCTCCACCCAGGCAGGACACAGGCACGAGACGAAGGTGCACCGTGACACGCTCTGCCCCATGTTCCAGGAGACCTGCTGCTTCCAC GTGCCACAGGAAGAGCTGTCCCAGACCACCCTGCAGGTGCAGGTGCTGAGCTTTAAGCGGTTTTCTGCCCACGAGCCGCTGGGCGAGCTCAGCCTGCCACTGGGCACCGTGGACCTGCACCACGTTCTGGAGCACTGGTACCAGCTGGGCCCACCGGGCACTGTGGAG cctgaggcgTGGGGAGAGCTGTGCTTCTTGCTCCAGTACATGCCCAGCTCAGGCCGGCTGACCGTGGTCGTGCTGGAGGCCCGAGGCCTGAGCCCAGGCCTGGCAG ACCCCTACGTGAAGGTCCAGCTCATGCTGAACCAGAGAaagtggaagaagagaaggaCATCGTCTAGGAAGGGCACAGCCTCCCCTTACTTCAACGAAGCTTTCTCCTTCCTGGTGCCCTTTAGCCAGATCCAG AGCGTGGATCTGGTGCTGGCTGTCTGGGCCCGGGGCCCACAGTTTCGGGCTGAGTGTGTGGGCAAGGTCCTGCTCGGCGCCCGGGCCTCCGGGCAGCCCCTGCAGCACTGGGCAGACATGCTGGCCCATGCCTGGCGGCCTGTTGCCCAGTGGCACCACCTGCAGCTCCCTGGGGAGGTGGACCGAGCCCTGGCCCTGAAACCCCGCCTACGCCTGCCCCTGCCCGGCTCCTGA
- the SYT8 gene encoding synaptotagmin-8 isoform X4, with translation MAGLSQQGGEMGRSPGARSTPAPEGTSAVPGLIPDLISGLPWPRWALIAVAVAAGVLTVSCLLCVICCCCRRRHHGHRKKPRDREAVGLSSPQGTTTSAHLVQPDVDSLEGGPQHWGRLQLSLEYDFGSQEVRVGLKQATDLRAWGPGSTADPYARVSLSTQAGHRHETKVHRDTLCPMFQETCCFHVPQEELSQTTLQVQVLSFKRFSAHEPLGELSLPLGTVDLHHVLEHWYQLGPPGTVEPEAWGELCFLLQYMPSSGRLTVVVLEARGLSPGLADPYVKVQLMLNQRKWKKRRTSSRKGTASPYFNEAFSFLVPFSQIQSVDLVLAVWARGPQFRAECVGKVLLGARASGQPLQHWADMLAHAWRPVAQWHHLQLPGEVDRALALKPRLRLPLPGS, from the exons ATGGCGGGCCTGAG CCAGCAGGGAGGCGAGATGGGGCGCTCCCCAGGTGCCCGCAGCACCCCGGCCCCGGAGGGCACCTCGGCTGTACCTGGGCTCATTCCGGACCTCATCTCTGGGCTCCCCT GGCCCCGCTGGGCACTCATTGCTGTCGCTGTGGCTGCTGGTGTCCTCACGGTTTCCTGCCTCCTTTGTGTCATTTGTTGCTGCTGCCGCCGGCGTCACCATGGTCACAGGAAGAAGCCCAGGGACAGAGAGGCCGTGGGCCTGAGCAGTCCCCAAGGCACAACCACCAGCGCCCACCTG GTGCAGCCGGATGTGGACAGTTTGGAGGGGGGCCCCCAGCACTGGGGGCGCCTGCAGCTCTCCCTGGAGTATGACTTCGGAAGCCAGGAG GTCAGAGTGGGCCTCAAGCAGGCCACAGACCTGAGGGCCTGGGGCCCTGGCAGCACGGCGGATCCGTACGCTCGCGTCAGCCTCTCCACCCAGGCAGGACACAGGCACGAGACGAAGGTGCACCGTGACACGCTCTGCCCCATGTTCCAGGAGACCTGCTGCTTCCAC GTGCCACAGGAAGAGCTGTCCCAGACCACCCTGCAGGTGCAGGTGCTGAGCTTTAAGCGGTTTTCTGCCCACGAGCCGCTGGGCGAGCTCAGCCTGCCACTGGGCACCGTGGACCTGCACCACGTTCTGGAGCACTGGTACCAGCTGGGCCCACCGGGCACTGTGGAG cctgaggcgTGGGGAGAGCTGTGCTTCTTGCTCCAGTACATGCCCAGCTCAGGCCGGCTGACCGTGGTCGTGCTGGAGGCCCGAGGCCTGAGCCCAGGCCTGGCAG ACCCCTACGTGAAGGTCCAGCTCATGCTGAACCAGAGAaagtggaagaagagaaggaCATCGTCTAGGAAGGGCACAGCCTCCCCTTACTTCAACGAAGCTTTCTCCTTCCTGGTGCCCTTTAGCCAGATCCAG AGCGTGGATCTGGTGCTGGCTGTCTGGGCCCGGGGCCCACAGTTTCGGGCTGAGTGTGTGGGCAAGGTCCTGCTCGGCGCCCGGGCCTCCGGGCAGCCCCTGCAGCACTGGGCAGACATGCTGGCCCATGCCTGGCGGCCTGTTGCCCAGTGGCACCACCTGCAGCTCCCTGGGGAGGTGGACCGAGCCCTGGCCCTGAAACCCCGCCTACGCCTGCCCCTGCCCGGCTCCTGA
- the SYT8 gene encoding synaptotagmin-8 isoform X2: MNGPRASKDAVELGTGWWGPGPGNTGLREQGGEMGRSPGARSTPAPEGTSAVPGLIPDLISGLPWPRWALIAVAVAAGVLTVSCLLCVICCCCRRRHHGHRKKPRDREAVGLSSPQGTTTSAHLVQPDVDSLEGGPQHWGRLQLSLEYDFGSQEVRVGLKQATDLRAWGPGSTADPYARVSLSTQAGHRHETKVHRDTLCPMFQETCCFHVPQEELSQTTLQVQVLSFKRFSAHEPLGELSLPLGTVDLHHVLEHWYQLGPPGTVEPEAWGELCFLLQYMPSSGRLTVVVLEARGLSPGLADPYVKVQLMLNQRKWKKRRTSSRKGTASPYFNEAFSFLVPFSQIQSVDLVLAVWARGPQFRAECVGKVLLGARASGQPLQHWADMLAHAWRPVAQWHHLQLPGEVDRALALKPRLRLPLPGS, from the exons CAGGGAGGCGAGATGGGGCGCTCCCCAGGTGCCCGCAGCACCCCGGCCCCGGAGGGCACCTCGGCTGTACCTGGGCTCATTCCGGACCTCATCTCTGGGCTCCCCT GGCCCCGCTGGGCACTCATTGCTGTCGCTGTGGCTGCTGGTGTCCTCACGGTTTCCTGCCTCCTTTGTGTCATTTGTTGCTGCTGCCGCCGGCGTCACCATGGTCACAGGAAGAAGCCCAGGGACAGAGAGGCCGTGGGCCTGAGCAGTCCCCAAGGCACAACCACCAGCGCCCACCTG GTGCAGCCGGATGTGGACAGTTTGGAGGGGGGCCCCCAGCACTGGGGGCGCCTGCAGCTCTCCCTGGAGTATGACTTCGGAAGCCAGGAG GTCAGAGTGGGCCTCAAGCAGGCCACAGACCTGAGGGCCTGGGGCCCTGGCAGCACGGCGGATCCGTACGCTCGCGTCAGCCTCTCCACCCAGGCAGGACACAGGCACGAGACGAAGGTGCACCGTGACACGCTCTGCCCCATGTTCCAGGAGACCTGCTGCTTCCAC GTGCCACAGGAAGAGCTGTCCCAGACCACCCTGCAGGTGCAGGTGCTGAGCTTTAAGCGGTTTTCTGCCCACGAGCCGCTGGGCGAGCTCAGCCTGCCACTGGGCACCGTGGACCTGCACCACGTTCTGGAGCACTGGTACCAGCTGGGCCCACCGGGCACTGTGGAG cctgaggcgTGGGGAGAGCTGTGCTTCTTGCTCCAGTACATGCCCAGCTCAGGCCGGCTGACCGTGGTCGTGCTGGAGGCCCGAGGCCTGAGCCCAGGCCTGGCAG ACCCCTACGTGAAGGTCCAGCTCATGCTGAACCAGAGAaagtggaagaagagaaggaCATCGTCTAGGAAGGGCACAGCCTCCCCTTACTTCAACGAAGCTTTCTCCTTCCTGGTGCCCTTTAGCCAGATCCAG AGCGTGGATCTGGTGCTGGCTGTCTGGGCCCGGGGCCCACAGTTTCGGGCTGAGTGTGTGGGCAAGGTCCTGCTCGGCGCCCGGGCCTCCGGGCAGCCCCTGCAGCACTGGGCAGACATGCTGGCCCATGCCTGGCGGCCTGTTGCCCAGTGGCACCACCTGCAGCTCCCTGGGGAGGTGGACCGAGCCCTGGCCCTGAAACCCCGCCTACGCCTGCCCCTGCCCGGCTCCTGA
- the SYT8 gene encoding synaptotagmin-8 isoform X6 — MGRSPGARSTPAPEGTSAVPGLIPDLISGLPWPRWALIAVAVAAGVLTVSCLLCVICCCCRRRHHGHRKKPRDREAVGLSSPQGTTTSAHLVQPDVDSLEGGPQHWGRLQLSLEYDFGSQEVRVGLKQATDLRAWGPGSTADPYARVSLSTQAGHRHETKVHRDTLCPMFQETCCFHVPQEELSQTTLQVQVLSFKRFSAHEPLGELSLPLGTVDLHHVLEHWYQLGPPGTVEPEAWGELCFLLQYMPSSGRLTVVVLEARGLSPGLADPYVKVQLMLNQRKWKKRRTSSRKGTASPYFNEAFSFLVPFSQIQSVDLVLAVWARGPQFRAECVGKVLLGARASGQPLQHWADMLAHAWRPVAQWHHLQLPGEVDRALALKPRLRLPLPGS; from the exons ATGGGGCGCTCCCCAGGTGCCCGCAGCACCCCGGCCCCGGAGGGCACCTCGGCTGTACCTGGGCTCATTCCGGACCTCATCTCTGGGCTCCCCT GGCCCCGCTGGGCACTCATTGCTGTCGCTGTGGCTGCTGGTGTCCTCACGGTTTCCTGCCTCCTTTGTGTCATTTGTTGCTGCTGCCGCCGGCGTCACCATGGTCACAGGAAGAAGCCCAGGGACAGAGAGGCCGTGGGCCTGAGCAGTCCCCAAGGCACAACCACCAGCGCCCACCTG GTGCAGCCGGATGTGGACAGTTTGGAGGGGGGCCCCCAGCACTGGGGGCGCCTGCAGCTCTCCCTGGAGTATGACTTCGGAAGCCAGGAG GTCAGAGTGGGCCTCAAGCAGGCCACAGACCTGAGGGCCTGGGGCCCTGGCAGCACGGCGGATCCGTACGCTCGCGTCAGCCTCTCCACCCAGGCAGGACACAGGCACGAGACGAAGGTGCACCGTGACACGCTCTGCCCCATGTTCCAGGAGACCTGCTGCTTCCAC GTGCCACAGGAAGAGCTGTCCCAGACCACCCTGCAGGTGCAGGTGCTGAGCTTTAAGCGGTTTTCTGCCCACGAGCCGCTGGGCGAGCTCAGCCTGCCACTGGGCACCGTGGACCTGCACCACGTTCTGGAGCACTGGTACCAGCTGGGCCCACCGGGCACTGTGGAG cctgaggcgTGGGGAGAGCTGTGCTTCTTGCTCCAGTACATGCCCAGCTCAGGCCGGCTGACCGTGGTCGTGCTGGAGGCCCGAGGCCTGAGCCCAGGCCTGGCAG ACCCCTACGTGAAGGTCCAGCTCATGCTGAACCAGAGAaagtggaagaagagaaggaCATCGTCTAGGAAGGGCACAGCCTCCCCTTACTTCAACGAAGCTTTCTCCTTCCTGGTGCCCTTTAGCCAGATCCAG AGCGTGGATCTGGTGCTGGCTGTCTGGGCCCGGGGCCCACAGTTTCGGGCTGAGTGTGTGGGCAAGGTCCTGCTCGGCGCCCGGGCCTCCGGGCAGCCCCTGCAGCACTGGGCAGACATGCTGGCCCATGCCTGGCGGCCTGTTGCCCAGTGGCACCACCTGCAGCTCCCTGGGGAGGTGGACCGAGCCCTGGCCCTGAAACCCCGCCTACGCCTGCCCCTGCCCGGCTCCTGA
- the TNNI2 gene encoding troponin I, fast skeletal muscle, which translates to MKQEKRNRAITARRQHLKSVMLQIAAQELEKEESRRESEKQNYLSEHCPPLHLPGSMSEVQELCKQLHAKIDAAEEEKYDMEVRVQKSTKELEDMNQKLFDLRGKFKRPPLRRVRMSADAMLKALLGSKHKVCMDLRANLKQVKKEDTEKERDLRDVGDWRKNIEEKSGMEGRKKMFETES; encoded by the exons ATGAAACAGGAA aaACGCAACAGGGCCATCACGGCCCGGAGACAGCACCTGAAG AGTGTCATGCTCCAGATTGCCGcccaggagctggagaaagaagagagtcgCCGTGAGTCTGAGAAGCAGAACTACCTGTCTGAGCACTGCCCGCCTCTGCACCTGCCCGGCTCCATGTCCGAAGTGCAG gagctcTGCAAACAGCTGCACGCCAAGATCGACGCAGCCGAGGAGGAGAAGTATGACATGGAAGTGAGGGTTCAGAAGAGCACCAAGGAG CTGGAGGACATGAACCAGAAGCTGTTCGACCTGAGAGGCAAGTTCAAGAGGCCCCCGTTGAGGAGGGTGCGCATGTCTGCCGACGCGATGCTCAAGGCGCTGCTGGGCTCCAAGCACAAGGTGTGCATGGACCTGAGGGCCAACCTGAAGCAGGTCAAGAAGGAGGACACCGAGAAG GAGCGGGACCTGCGTGACGTGGGTGACTGGCGGAAGAACATCGAGGAGAAGTCTGGCATGGAGGGCAGGAAGAAGATGTTTGAGACTGAGTCCTAG